The genome window GGGGTGACCGACATCGTGCCCGGGGACCGCGTGGCCTGGGCCGGGGTGATCGGCTCCTACGCCTCGAAGGCGGTCATCCCGGCGGAGCGGGCCGTTCTGCTGCCCGACGGGGTGTCGGCGGAGCTCGCGGCCGCCGTCATGCTCCAGGGGATGACCGCGCACTACCTCACCCACTCCACCTACGCCATCAAGCAGGGCGACGACGTGCTCATCCACGCCGCCGCCGGCGGCATGGGGCTGCTGCTCACCCAGATGGCGAAGCTGCGCGGCGCCCGGGTGATCGGCACGGTCTCCACCCCGGAGAAGGAGAAGCTCGCCCGCCAGGCCGGCGCCGACGAGGTGATCGGCTACGAGGACTTCGCCGCCAAGGTCAAGGAGATCACCGGGTCGGGCGTCCACGTGGTCTACGACGGCGTCGGGGCCGCGACGTTCGAGGGATCGCTCGCCTCCCTGCGCCCGCGCGGCCTGCTCGCGCTGTACGGCGCGGCGAGCGGCCCGGTCCCGCCGTTCGACCCGCAGCGGCTCAACGCCGCCGGGTCCCTCTTCCTCACCCGCCCTTCGCTCAACCACTACATCGCGACCCGGGAGGAGCTGCTGTGGCGGGCCGGCGACGTGCTCGGCTGGGTGGCCTCGGGCGCGCTCAAGGTGCACATCTCCCAGCGCTACCCGCTCGCCGAGGCGCGGCGCGCCCACGACGACCTGCAGGCCCGGCGGACCACCGGGAAGCTGCTGCTGATCCCGTGATCACCGGCCCGCCGGTCTCGTGATCAGCGGCCCGCCGATCCGCGTGATCAACCGGCTCACCCGTTCTCGTGATCATCGGCGGCCGGTCCGGCGCCGGCCGCCGCACCTCCTCTGCCGGCTCTGACTGCTCTGATCTGACGGCTCTGACGGCCGCCCCGTGGACGGCGGTCCCGGCGGCGGCCGGGCCCGCCGTCCACGGCCCTCCGCACCATGCGCCCGTCGCGTACGTGACGGCCCGGCCCGCCGTCCACGACCCCTCCGGAACGCACCGCCCCGCCCGGACGCGGGAGTACGG of Thermobispora bispora DSM 43833 contains these proteins:
- a CDS encoding quinone oxidoreductase family protein — its product is MHAIVVSTYGDSSVLDYTERPDPQPGPGEVVVDVAASGVNFIDVYHREGRYPLPLPLIPGSEGAGTVTAVGPGVTDIVPGDRVAWAGVIGSYASKAVIPAERAVLLPDGVSAELAAAVMLQGMTAHYLTHSTYAIKQGDDVLIHAAAGGMGLLLTQMAKLRGARVIGTVSTPEKEKLARQAGADEVIGYEDFAAKVKEITGSGVHVVYDGVGAATFEGSLASLRPRGLLALYGAASGPVPPFDPQRLNAAGSLFLTRPSLNHYIATREELLWRAGDVLGWVASGALKVHISQRYPLAEARRAHDDLQARRTTGKLLLIP